CCTGGGCGACATTCAGGCCCCATACAATCAGCATCAGAAAGAGCAGCAGCAGCAGCAGCGACCCCACAAATCCCCACTCTTCCGCCAGAACGGAAAATATAAAATCGGTATGCTGCTCGGGCAGGAATTCAAGTGCATTTTGGGTCCCTTTCAGAAAACCCTTGCCGAATATCATGCCGGACCCAATGGCAATTTTTGACTGGATAATATGGTATCCGGCCCCCAGGGGGTCGCGGTCTGGATTTAAAAAGGTCAATATCCGCTTTTTCTGATACACCTTTAAAAAGAAAAACCACACCAGGGGAAGGGCTGTGGTGGAAGTGGCGATGATCCATATGAGTGCGCGCCGATCAATCTTAACAAAAATGGTCATGGAGGCAACAATTACGACCACCAGCAGGGCCGTACCCAAATCGGGCTGGCCGACAATTAAGGCAAACGGAATAGCGGTCACAATCATGGGGTAAACCAGTTCCCGGATACCCAATCCGATGGTGTTAACAACCTTGGCGTAATATCTTGCCACAACAATAATAACGGCGATCTTTATGAGTTCCGACGGCTGGATTGAAACCGGGCCGAGAGCCAGCCAGCGCCGGGATCCGCCGACATACTTTCCGAAAATCAGAACTGCAATTAAGAGCAGAACGCAGAAGATATAAAGCGGCAGCGACCAGCGCTCCAATATCTTGTAATCGAATAAAAAGCAGGCGACCATCACCACCAGACCAACACAAAACCAGATCAGCTGTTTCAGACTCAATACCCTTTGGGGATCCGACATCCCTGCGGTTACCGCACTATAAAGAATGATCAGTCCGATGATCCCCAGCAAAAGGGTCAGTCCCAACAGCCCCCAATCAAAATACTGCACCAATCTGCGATCAAACATAACTGTTCCTTTTGAAATGGCTTCACGTTTTACGGCTGCAGCGTCGCATGGAGCGGGGAGTTATTGGATTTCCTGTCAGCAAAAAAAACTTTCAGGACCTCCCTTGCAATTGGGGCAGCCACACTCCCCCCGCCTTCGCCATGTTCGACAATCACAGCAACCGCTATCAGCGGGTTTCGGGACGGCGCGTAGGCCACAAACCAGGCATGCGGTTTAATGACCGGCGCTTTTTTTTTGTCTGCCGCATCGTCCTGTTTGCGTCCCACCACTTGCGCTGTTCCGGTCTTGCCGCTGACTTCAACCCCGGGAATTTGGGCGTTCCTTGCCGTTCCCGTAGGGGAATTCACCACCTCCCACAATCCCTTTCTGACTATATCAAGGGTACGCCGGCTCACGGGCAGCTTTCCCCTGGACTGCATTTCACTGTCTAAAACGATTTTCCCCTCGGCGGTTTCGATCTGTTTCAATATCAGCGGCCGGTAGAGGGTCCCGCCGTTGGCCACAGACGAAGTCAAGACCAACATCTGCAGCGGCGTTGCCAGGTTGTACCCCTGCCCAATGGCCACCGAAAGCGTTTCGCCCCGCTGCCACTCAACGCCGGTGCGGTTCTTTTTCCAGTTTGCCGTCGGTACCAGGCCGATGGCTTCATTGTCAAGGTTGATTTCGGTTGGAGAACCCAGTCCGGACGCCTTGGCATACCAGCCCAGGCGATCCACCCCCAGCTTCAAACCGGTCTGATAAAAAAAGACAT
The Desulfobacterales bacterium DNA segment above includes these coding regions:
- the rodA gene encoding rod shape-determining protein RodA — its product is MFDRRLVQYFDWGLLGLTLLLGIIGLIILYSAVTAGMSDPQRVLSLKQLIWFCVGLVVMVACFLFDYKILERWSLPLYIFCVLLLIAVLIFGKYVGGSRRWLALGPVSIQPSELIKIAVIIVVARYYAKVVNTIGLGIRELVYPMIVTAIPFALIVGQPDLGTALLVVVIVASMTIFVKIDRRALIWIIATSTTALPLVWFFFLKVYQKKRILTFLNPDRDPLGAGYHIIQSKIAIGSGMIFGKGFLKGTQNALEFLPEQHTDFIFSVLAEEWGFVGSLLLLLLFLMLIVWGLNVAQGCREPFGTILAVGVTAMIFWQVFINLGMVMGLMPVVGVPLPLISYGGSSVVTMMMCIGLLLNVSMRRFMIE